The following proteins are encoded in a genomic region of Ostrinia nubilalis chromosome 1, ilOstNubi1.1, whole genome shotgun sequence:
- the LOC135075295 gene encoding malonyl CoA-acyl carrier protein transacylase isoform X2, with amino-acid sequence MLARRVIRRSRVFCSLHVSYTKRSKGTQSNSVDSPLRQLLNDSSGFAEATTLEPELQWATQPYAARAPGQAETSLRVDPQETSVLLFPGQGSQKVGMGRELLKFPAAKDLYDLASSVVGWDVRKVCVEGPAEELDRRCQTAVLVTSLAALERARDERPAALQRVRAVAGFSLGEITALVFAGSLTFEGAEVHREERVRVRRKARGARPRGGRVPHAADGARGGGGARGAALAGGVRAARARAVGRGRARAGRRGRGAARAGAARDAAGALGADAAGAVRAAARRALPADAGAGPGRRAALHAAPGQRARLGPLAADRRLAL; translated from the exons atgctCGCGCGACGTGTAATACGCCGATCGCGTGTCTTTTGTTCTTTACACGTTTCGTATACAAAACGATCAAAAGGTACACAAAGTAACAGCGTTGATAGCCCCCTGCGGCAGCTACTGAACGACTCAAGCGGATTCGCCGAAGCTACAACCCTCGAGCCAGAGCTGCAATGGGCGACGCAGCCGTacgcggcgcgggcgccggGTCAGGCCGAGACCTCGCTGCGGGTGGACCCCCAGGAGACCAGCGTGCTCCTCTTCCCTGGGCAAGGATCGCAAAAAGTGGGCATGGGCAGAGAGCTACTGAAATTTCCTGCAGCTAAAGATCTGTATGATTTAGCTTCTAGTGTTGTTGG ATGGGACGTGAGGAAGGTGTGCGTGGAAGGGCCGGCGGAGGAGCTGGACCGGCGCTGCCAGACGGCGGTGCTGGTGACGTCgctggcggcgctggagcgCGCGCGCGACGAGCGGCCGGCGGCGCTGCAGCGCGTGCGCGCCGTGGCCGGCTTCTCGCTCGGGGAGATCACCGCGCTCGTGTTCGCTGGCTCGCTGACTTTTGAAG GCGCTGAAGTTCATAGAGAGGAACGGGTCAGAGTTCGGCGTAAAGCGCGCGGCGCGCGTCCGCGTGGAGGGCGCGTTCCACACGCCGCTGATGGCGCGCGCGGAGGAGGCGGTGCGCGCGGCGCTGCGCTCGCTGGAGGTGTGCGCGCCGCGCGTGCGCGTGCTGTCGGGCGTGGACGCGCGCGCGCTGGCcgacgcgggcgcggcgcggcgcgcgctGGCGCGGCACGTGACGCGGCCGGTGCGCTGGGAGCAGACGCTGCAGGCGCTGTACGCGCGGCCGCGCGGCGCGCGCTTCCCGCTGACGCTGGCGCTGGGCCCGGGCGGCGCGCTGCGCTCCACGCTGCGCCAGGTCAACGCGCGCGCCTGGGACCGCTCGCTGCAGATCGACGCCTAGCGCTCTAG
- the LOC135075295 gene encoding probable malonyl-CoA-acyl carrier protein transacylase, mitochondrial isoform X1, whose translation MLARRVIRRSRVFCSLHVSYTKRSKGTQSNSVDSPLRQLLNDSSGFAEATTLEPELQWATQPYAARAPGQAETSLRVDPQETSVLLFPGQGSQKVGMGRELLKFPAAKDLYDLASSVVGWDVRKVCVEGPAEELDRRCQTAVLVTSLAALERARDERPAALQRVRAVAGFSLGEITALVFAGSLTFEGALRLVELRAAAMRAAARERAGGMLTLWLAPDARLPLLLLRARERAAERGVPAPVAVVANYLFPGCKVVAGDEEALKFIERNGSEFGVKRAARVRVEGAFHTPLMARAEEAVRAALRSLEVCAPRVRVLSGVDARALADAGAARRALARHVTRPVRWEQTLQALYARPRGARFPLTLALGPGGALRSTLRQVNARAWDRSLQIDA comes from the exons atgctCGCGCGACGTGTAATACGCCGATCGCGTGTCTTTTGTTCTTTACACGTTTCGTATACAAAACGATCAAAAGGTACACAAAGTAACAGCGTTGATAGCCCCCTGCGGCAGCTACTGAACGACTCAAGCGGATTCGCCGAAGCTACAACCCTCGAGCCAGAGCTGCAATGGGCGACGCAGCCGTacgcggcgcgggcgccggGTCAGGCCGAGACCTCGCTGCGGGTGGACCCCCAGGAGACCAGCGTGCTCCTCTTCCCTGGGCAAGGATCGCAAAAAGTGGGCATGGGCAGAGAGCTACTGAAATTTCCTGCAGCTAAAGATCTGTATGATTTAGCTTCTAGTGTTGTTGG ATGGGACGTGAGGAAGGTGTGCGTGGAAGGGCCGGCGGAGGAGCTGGACCGGCGCTGCCAGACGGCGGTGCTGGTGACGTCgctggcggcgctggagcgCGCGCGCGACGAGCGGCCGGCGGCGCTGCAGCGCGTGCGCGCCGTGGCCGGCTTCTCGCTCGGGGAGATCACCGCGCTCGTGTTCGCTGGCTCGCTGACTTTTGAAG GAGCTCTGCGCCTGGTGGAGCTGCGCGCGGCCGCGATgcgcgcggcggcgcgggagcgcgCGGGCGGCATGCTGACGCTGTGGCTGGCGCCCGACGCGCGCctgccgctgctgctgctgcgcgCGCGCGAGCGGGCGGCCGAGCGCGGCGTGCCCGCGCCCGTGGCCGTGGTGGCCAACTACCTCTTCCCCGGCTGCAAAGTCgtcgccggagacgaggag GCGCTGAAGTTCATAGAGAGGAACGGGTCAGAGTTCGGCGTAAAGCGCGCGGCGCGCGTCCGCGTGGAGGGCGCGTTCCACACGCCGCTGATGGCGCGCGCGGAGGAGGCGGTGCGCGCGGCGCTGCGCTCGCTGGAGGTGTGCGCGCCGCGCGTGCGCGTGCTGTCGGGCGTGGACGCGCGCGCGCTGGCcgacgcgggcgcggcgcggcgcgcgctGGCGCGGCACGTGACGCGGCCGGTGCGCTGGGAGCAGACGCTGCAGGCGCTGTACGCGCGGCCGCGCGGCGCGCGCTTCCCGCTGACGCTGGCGCTGGGCCCGGGCGGCGCGCTGCGCTCCACGCTGCGCCAGGTCAACGCGCGCGCCTGGGACCGCTCGCTGCAGATCGACGCCTAG